Proteins encoded in a region of the Aerosakkonema funiforme FACHB-1375 genome:
- the rsmG gene encoding 16S rRNA (guanine(527)-N(7))-methyltransferase RsmG: protein MLPEMTSVWQETLNWQPNAEQQQQFQRLYELICRGNQQLNLTRITEPIEFWEKHLWDSLRGIKNELQMANLGWQIEEDKMQSETSNVKSQIANPQVIDIGTGAGFPGLPVAIAQPNWQITLLDSTRKKITFLETLLIELGIKNATPLTGRSEELGKQRQHRSSYDIALIRAVGSASICAEYALPLLKVGGLAILYRGNWTDEENSSLQATLERLGGTIESTEQFTTPLSKSVRHCLYLRKIESPNQIKNVKLKIK from the coding sequence ATGTTGCCGGAGATGACTTCTGTTTGGCAGGAAACCTTAAATTGGCAACCGAATGCCGAACAGCAACAACAATTTCAACGTCTTTACGAACTGATTTGTCGTGGAAATCAGCAGTTAAATTTAACTCGCATCACCGAACCGATCGAGTTTTGGGAAAAACATCTGTGGGATTCTTTGCGGGGAATCAAAAACGAATTGCAGATGGCAAATTTAGGATGGCAAATTGAAGAAGACAAGATGCAATCTGAAACCTCAAATGTGAAATCTCAAATTGCCAATCCCCAAGTTATCGATATAGGAACTGGTGCGGGATTTCCGGGTTTGCCAGTGGCGATCGCGCAACCGAATTGGCAGATAACCCTCCTAGATTCCACCCGCAAAAAAATCACCTTTCTGGAAACTCTCCTAATCGAATTGGGAATTAAAAACGCCACTCCTTTGACTGGTAGATCTGAAGAACTAGGAAAACAACGACAACACCGATCTTCCTACGACATAGCTTTAATTCGAGCAGTTGGTTCCGCATCAATCTGTGCGGAATATGCACTACCATTGCTGAAAGTCGGTGGTTTAGCAATCCTTTATCGCGGCAACTGGACAGATGAAGAAAACTCTTCCCTTCAAGCAACACTTGAACGGCTGGGTGGTACAATTGAATCAACAGAGCAATTTACAACTCCCTTGAGCAAAAGCGTGCGTCACTGCTTGTACTTGCGGAAAATTGAGTCCCCAAACCAAATAAAAAATGTAAAATTAAAAATAAAATAG
- a CDS encoding ABC transporter ATP-binding protein → MLYLRDLNYHPPATPTAILKSINLELAPQSMGLAIGPSGSGKSTLLEILAGLSESTSGKVLWRDRELIADDLQQLSGLVFQFPERHFCGSTILEELRLGHPELGSQRVREALTEVGLEHLSLNTSPNSLSGGQQRRLALAVQLIRQPPLLLLDEPTAGLDWSMRRQLVNLLAKLKSHWTLFVVTHDAGDLLSIADKCWTLDRGELKSVDPATLKSAEQRSPGEFPVTSS, encoded by the coding sequence ATGCTCTATCTACGAGACCTGAATTATCACCCTCCAGCTACCCCAACGGCAATCTTAAAATCCATTAACCTGGAATTAGCACCACAGTCTATGGGGCTAGCGATCGGCCCCAGCGGTTCTGGCAAAAGCACTTTATTAGAAATATTGGCTGGACTGAGTGAAAGCACATCTGGCAAAGTCTTATGGCGCGATCGAGAACTCATCGCCGACGATCTGCAACAATTAAGTGGCTTGGTATTTCAGTTTCCCGAACGGCATTTCTGCGGCAGCACTATTTTAGAGGAATTGCGGCTGGGACATCCAGAATTGGGTTCCCAGCGAGTCAGGGAAGCTTTAACAGAAGTGGGACTGGAACATTTATCGTTGAACACTTCTCCCAATTCCTTAAGCGGCGGTCAGCAGCGACGCCTTGCTTTAGCGGTGCAGCTGATTCGTCAGCCGCCTCTGCTGTTGTTGGATGAACCTACGGCTGGACTGGATTGGTCAATGCGCCGTCAGCTGGTGAATTTATTAGCTAAACTGAAAAGCCACTGGACTTTGTTTGTGGTGACCCACGATGCTGGCGATTTGTTGAGTATAGCTGACAAGTGCTGGACGCTCGATCGCGGCGAACTAAAGTCTGTCGATCCAGCGACACTCAAATCGGCAGAACAGAGATCTCCTGGCGAATTCCCAGTAACCAGTTCATAG
- a CDS encoding Sll0314/Alr1548 family TPR repeat-containing protein codes for MMDLFPTAKLIVAAFTSAYRKHLALRGRWHFVGVAAIALSLWPNPILAGDPFRSSSPKPIGNSTEAAFKALFKEGNYKETAERYLPEAESKEPNEPMVYALKASLAYTDWQGDNKNKALLESLKTYAAKTRETAAKLKPTDPLRGNLYIAAGHALEAAAIVGENGTVKGAPQALSKLQEVYRELDAAEKINPNDPELNLLKGWMDLLIAVNLPFTDPQQAIERLEKAAPPYLAYRGMAVGYRDLKQYDKALQYVDIALRNTPDNPELQYLKAQILVGLDQNREAKEYFQNALTKSAQLPKDLVAQVVREQCRNQVSIDRKERNCSAMRNQVKQMDGKWGPIASQLPNLD; via the coding sequence ATGATGGATTTGTTTCCTACTGCCAAACTGATTGTTGCTGCCTTCACCAGCGCGTACCGCAAGCACCTCGCGCTGCGTGGTAGATGGCATTTTGTCGGTGTTGCTGCGATCGCACTCAGCTTGTGGCCAAACCCCATCTTAGCTGGAGATCCCTTTCGCAGCAGTAGCCCCAAACCAATTGGAAACAGCACTGAAGCTGCTTTTAAGGCTCTGTTTAAAGAGGGAAACTATAAAGAAACAGCAGAACGTTACCTGCCAGAAGCTGAATCTAAAGAGCCAAACGAGCCGATGGTTTATGCTTTGAAGGCATCTTTAGCTTACACTGATTGGCAGGGAGATAACAAAAATAAGGCTTTGCTGGAATCGTTGAAAACCTACGCCGCTAAAACTCGCGAAACCGCTGCAAAGTTAAAACCAACCGACCCTTTGCGCGGCAATCTCTACATAGCTGCGGGTCACGCTTTGGAGGCTGCTGCTATTGTGGGCGAAAATGGTACTGTTAAAGGTGCGCCGCAAGCTTTAAGCAAGTTGCAGGAGGTGTACCGGGAATTGGATGCGGCGGAGAAAATTAACCCGAACGACCCGGAACTGAATTTGCTTAAAGGCTGGATGGATTTGCTCATCGCGGTCAATTTACCTTTTACCGATCCTCAACAGGCGATCGAACGTTTAGAAAAAGCAGCTCCGCCCTATCTAGCTTATCGCGGCATGGCGGTTGGATATCGGGATCTCAAACAGTATGACAAGGCGTTGCAATATGTCGATATCGCGCTCAGAAATACGCCTGACAATCCAGAGTTACAATACCTAAAAGCGCAAATTTTGGTGGGACTGGATCAAAACCGAGAAGCTAAGGAATATTTCCAAAATGCCTTGACAAAATCGGCGCAATTACCCAAAGATTTGGTCGCACAAGTTGTACGCGAACAGTGCAGAAACCAAGTGAGCATCGATCGCAAAGAGCGCAATTGCAGTGCGATGCGAAATCAGGTCAAACAGATGGATGGCAAGTGGGGCCCGATCGCCAGCCAGTTACCCAATTTAGATTAA
- a CDS encoding DUF3531 family protein has translation MQVQFREYNQFDLWIWLEFSTVPSYSEKQYLEEVFDSWFFLGKLGGFNAENLQVQDTGLELSYMDYDENVADESLMALMHNMGEFEYLGRWARCWFDLGTSDAIAIDILINALKQLSKEYVTIERLFIGGENEDWPIEQRHQASVYDGN, from the coding sequence ATGCAAGTTCAATTCCGCGAGTACAATCAGTTCGATCTGTGGATATGGTTGGAGTTCAGTACCGTTCCTTCATATTCAGAAAAACAGTATCTGGAAGAGGTTTTCGATTCCTGGTTTTTCTTGGGGAAACTGGGAGGATTCAATGCTGAAAATCTGCAAGTTCAAGATACCGGTTTGGAACTCAGTTACATGGATTATGACGAAAATGTAGCTGATGAAAGTTTGATGGCGCTGATGCACAATATGGGCGAGTTTGAGTATTTGGGAAGGTGGGCGCGTTGCTGGTTTGATTTGGGAACTAGCGATGCGATCGCAATCGATATCCTGATTAACGCCCTCAAACAATTGAGCAAAGAATACGTTACAATAGAAAGATTGTTTATTGGCGGCGAAAATGAAGATTGGCCGATTGAACAAAGACACCAAGCTTCTGTTTACGATGGTAATTAA
- a CDS encoding NUDIX hydrolase, whose translation MHKEGEIRVLCLGAIKDGDRVFMGEGYDPVKEEHFYRALGGGVEFGETSYAALKREFQEEIQAELTNIKYLGCLESLFTFNGKQGHEILQIYQCDFADPKFYQMDNIVFAEGKRKKTALWVEIERFKSGELKLVPDQFLDYL comes from the coding sequence ATGCACAAAGAAGGTGAAATCAGGGTTTTGTGTTTGGGAGCGATTAAAGATGGCGATCGCGTCTTTATGGGTGAAGGCTACGACCCCGTGAAAGAGGAACATTTTTATCGCGCATTGGGTGGTGGTGTAGAGTTTGGCGAAACCAGCTACGCAGCTTTAAAAAGAGAATTTCAAGAAGAAATCCAGGCAGAATTAACTAATATCAAATATTTGGGCTGTCTGGAAAGCCTTTTCACTTTCAACGGCAAGCAAGGTCACGAAATTTTGCAAATTTATCAATGCGACTTTGCCGATCCAAAATTTTATCAGATGGACAATATAGTGTTTGCTGAAGGAAAGCGAAAGAAAACTGCCCTGTGGGTAGAAATCGAGCGGTTTAAGTCGGGAGAATTGAAGTTAGTACCAGATCAATTTTTGGATTATTTGTAA
- a CDS encoding protein-tyrosine phosphatase family protein: MINQVRRLLGIETKSSSPIKALSIDWVLPGKLAVGRLPQPGDSTALLKANIKFVLTLCAEQEGALPKDITDNFQCLRLVLPDRFYTNEMTVEELAGAVTVVRENLEKSMPTYVHCLAGIERSPTVCIAYLCKYEKMELWEAANWLKQVHPNSLPHPAALRAIREFIAPVQEDSRDTEGRQ, translated from the coding sequence ATGATTAACCAAGTCAGACGACTCCTGGGAATCGAAACCAAATCTTCTTCCCCGATAAAGGCACTTTCCATAGACTGGGTACTCCCTGGAAAGCTGGCTGTAGGCAGATTACCCCAACCTGGTGACTCTACTGCACTTTTAAAAGCTAATATTAAATTTGTGCTGACTCTGTGTGCCGAACAAGAAGGAGCTTTGCCAAAAGATATTACCGATAATTTTCAATGTTTGCGTTTGGTGTTACCGGATAGATTTTATACAAATGAGATGACCGTAGAAGAACTAGCCGGAGCGGTGACGGTTGTGCGCGAAAATTTGGAGAAATCTATGCCAACCTACGTTCATTGTTTGGCAGGAATCGAGCGATCGCCTACCGTTTGTATTGCTTATTTGTGCAAATATGAAAAAATGGAACTCTGGGAAGCAGCTAACTGGCTCAAACAAGTCCATCCCAATTCTTTGCCCCATCCTGCTGCGTTGCGTGCCATCCGGGAATTTATCGCGCCTGTGCAAGAAGACTCCCGCGACACTGAAGGTCGGCAGTGA
- a CDS encoding response regulator: MSSSLDRMPTILAVDDSVVTQEMVKRALSTDYRVLVAGNAVDALAMIYHEKIAVLLLDVSMPGIDGLEFCRTVRNLPQFRELPIIMLTARDKLFDKVQGRLAGATEYLTKPFDSNQLRQVVGKFVSVNLPSEVQGEA, translated from the coding sequence ATGTCTTCAAGTTTAGATCGTATGCCGACAATCTTAGCAGTGGATGATAGCGTCGTCACCCAAGAAATGGTCAAACGCGCTTTATCCACAGACTATCGGGTTCTCGTGGCAGGAAATGCTGTAGACGCCTTGGCAATGATTTACCACGAGAAAATTGCTGTATTATTACTGGACGTTTCCATGCCCGGTATTGATGGTTTGGAATTTTGCCGCACGGTGCGTAACTTACCGCAGTTTCGCGAACTACCCATTATAATGCTAACGGCAAGAGACAAACTGTTTGACAAAGTGCAAGGACGTCTGGCAGGTGCGACAGAATATTTAACTAAACCGTTTGATAGCAATCAATTGCGTCAGGTAGTAGGTAAGTTTGTCAGTGTTAACTTACCTTCGGAAGTTCAAGGAGAAGCCTAA